In Bacteroides coprosuis DSM 18011, the following are encoded in one genomic region:
- a CDS encoding TonB-dependent receptor plug (COGs: COG1629 Outer membrane receptor protein mostly Fe transport~InterPro IPR011662:IPR012910:IPR000531~KEGG: bth:BT_4404 hypothetical protein~PFAM: TonB-dependent receptor, plug; Secretin/TonB, short N-terminal; TonB-dependent receptor, beta-barrel~SMART: Secretin/TonB, short N-terminal~SPTR: TonB-dependent receptor plug domain protein;~IMG reference gene:2504106948~PFAM: TonB-dependent Receptor Plug Domain; Secretin and TonB N terminus short domain~TIGRFAM: TonB-dependent outer membrane receptor, SusC/RagA subfamily, signature region; TonB-linked outer membrane protein, SusC/RagA family), translating to MENSMKSKSFYLLLLLLFVSMPIKAFAQEQRVSLNYSNAPLGEVLDNIGRITSLSVVYNVKDIDANEAISINVQDETVTNVLSMLFNGTSVSYSFLNNHIVLSKETKTTSKNQQKDSRFFVKGNVTDASGEPLIGVSIQIKGSATGTITDLDGNFSLQVEKGSVIELSYIGYEKQSVKIIGDKPLNIVLKEDNKVLDEVVVTALGIKRAEKALSYNVQQVKQDDLTKVKDANFVNSLSGKVAGVTINKSASGVGGATKVVMRGAKSIEGDNNVLYVIDGIPIFNYSAGADSGIMGEGKVGSEGIADFNPEDVESISVLSGPSAAALYGSNAANGAILITTKKGEEGKAQVTYSSTADFSRPLMMPKFQNRYGNKAHTYESWGDRLTTPSDFDPRRDFFNTGTNFINSVTLTTGNKHNQTFASIASTNSKGIVPNNTYDRYNFTVRNTSKMLDDKLQLDLGASYVKQKDKNMVSQGQYWNPIVAAYLYPRGESFEKIKTFERFNADRNLPAQYWPIADGVFANQNPYWTAFRNVAPNNKDRFMFNGGLTYHILDWLNVSGRIRMDKSFVKSERKIYATSHDVFAKSKGHYEYGNYEDNQLYSDFMVNINKHLKDFSIAANIGLSYSDYSSLTRGYKGNLILVPNLFSAHNIDPAEGSIKEEGGDTNVRNFAMFASAELGWRSMIYLTLTGRNDWNSRLVNSKEESFFYPSVGLSAIVSEMVNLPKAISYLKVRGSYTEVGAPISKSGMTPGTITIPIKGGVIKPTGIYPYGDFKAERTKSYEVGVTARFFNKIHLDATWYKSNTYNQTFIGDLPESSGYKAVYLQAGDIENKGWEVSLGYNDQFGDFGVSSTLSYTKNKNKIKEMVENYQHPLSPEPINIPEVSKDKGRVILKAGGSINDIYASKFFKKDNQGHINISETGELVLENTDPVYLGKTTPDYTLGWNNSFSYKGFGLSFLVNARVGGVVTSSTEAVLDRFGVSKASADARDNGGVLIPNQGYNARIDAKKYYQMIGTGESELAGFYTYSATNVRLQELTLSYSFPASWFNNVIQNLTLSFIASNPWMIYCKAPYDPELTPSTGTYGQGNDYFMQPSLRSLGFGVKVKF from the coding sequence ATGGAGAATTCTATGAAAAGCAAGAGCTTTTATTTACTACTCTTGTTGCTATTTGTGTCAATGCCAATCAAGGCATTTGCTCAAGAGCAGAGAGTAAGTTTGAACTACTCTAATGCCCCATTGGGCGAAGTCTTGGACAATATTGGACGTATAACGTCTTTGTCCGTTGTCTATAATGTGAAAGATATTGATGCAAATGAAGCGATATCTATTAACGTACAAGACGAGACTGTAACAAATGTATTATCAATGTTATTTAATGGTACATCTGTTTCTTATTCATTCCTAAACAATCACATTGTCTTATCTAAAGAAACTAAAACAACATCTAAAAATCAACAAAAAGATTCTCGTTTCTTTGTGAAAGGTAATGTAACCGATGCTAGTGGCGAACCTCTTATCGGGGTAAGTATCCAAATTAAAGGTTCTGCAACAGGAACAATTACCGATTTAGATGGTAATTTTTCTCTGCAAGTAGAAAAAGGATCTGTTATCGAACTTAGTTATATCGGTTATGAAAAACAATCGGTTAAAATTATAGGAGATAAACCTTTAAACATTGTTTTAAAAGAGGATAATAAAGTACTTGATGAGGTTGTTGTAACAGCTCTTGGTATTAAACGTGCAGAAAAAGCATTGAGCTACAATGTACAACAAGTTAAGCAAGACGACCTAACTAAGGTTAAAGATGCCAACTTTGTAAATAGTTTAAGTGGTAAAGTAGCTGGTGTTACAATCAACAAAAGTGCTTCTGGTGTAGGTGGTGCAACCAAAGTTGTTATGCGTGGTGCTAAATCTATTGAAGGTGATAACAACGTACTTTATGTTATTGATGGTATTCCTATTTTCAACTATAGCGCTGGTGCTGATAGTGGAATTATGGGTGAAGGCAAAGTGGGCAGTGAAGGAATTGCCGACTTTAACCCTGAAGATGTTGAAAGTATTTCGGTGCTTTCAGGACCATCGGCTGCTGCTCTATATGGTAGTAATGCTGCAAATGGTGCTATCTTAATCACAACCAAGAAAGGTGAAGAGGGAAAAGCTCAGGTAACCTACTCTTCAACAGCAGATTTTAGCAGACCTCTAATGATGCCTAAATTCCAAAATAGATATGGAAACAAAGCTCATACCTATGAAAGCTGGGGCGATAGACTTACTACTCCTAGTGATTTTGATCCTAGAAGAGATTTCTTCAACACAGGAACAAACTTTATCAACTCGGTTACCTTAACTACAGGAAACAAACACAACCAAACTTTTGCTTCTATAGCTTCTACTAATTCAAAAGGTATTGTTCCAAATAATACGTATGATCGTTATAACTTTACAGTTAGAAATACATCTAAGATGTTAGATGATAAATTACAACTAGATCTTGGTGCTTCTTACGTAAAACAGAAAGACAAAAACATGGTTTCTCAAGGTCAATACTGGAACCCTATTGTAGCTGCTTATCTTTACCCTAGAGGGGAATCATTTGAAAAAATTAAAACATTCGAAAGATTCAATGCAGATAGAAATCTTCCTGCACAATATTGGCCAATTGCTGATGGAGTGTTTGCCAACCAAAACCCTTATTGGACAGCTTTTCGTAATGTAGCTCCTAATAATAAAGACCGTTTTATGTTTAACGGTGGTCTGACTTATCATATTTTAGACTGGTTGAACGTTTCTGGTCGTATTCGTATGGATAAATCGTTCGTTAAGAGTGAAAGAAAAATCTACGCAACTTCACACGATGTATTTGCTAAATCTAAAGGCCATTACGAATATGGAAACTATGAAGACAATCAATTATACTCAGACTTTATGGTGAACATTAATAAGCACCTTAAAGACTTTAGTATTGCTGCAAATATAGGTTTGAGTTATTCTGATTACTCATCTCTTACAAGAGGATATAAAGGTAACTTGATACTAGTTCCTAATTTATTCTCTGCACACAATATTGACCCTGCTGAAGGTTCTATTAAAGAAGAAGGTGGAGATACAAATGTACGTAACTTTGCTATGTTTGCTAGTGCAGAACTAGGTTGGAGAAGTATGATTTACTTAACATTGACTGGTCGTAACGACTGGAACTCTCGTTTAGTAAACTCTAAAGAAGAATCATTCTTCTACCCATCAGTAGGTCTTTCTGCTATCGTTTCAGAAATGGTAAACTTACCTAAAGCTATTTCATATTTAAAAGTTAGAGGTTCATATACAGAAGTAGGTGCTCCTATTTCAAAATCGGGTATGACTCCAGGTACAATTACTATTCCGATTAAAGGAGGGGTAATCAAACCTACAGGCATCTATCCTTATGGAGATTTTAAAGCTGAACGTACTAAATCTTACGAAGTGGGTGTTACAGCACGTTTCTTTAATAAGATTCACTTAGATGCAACTTGGTACAAATCGAATACATACAACCAAACTTTTATTGGTGATCTTCCTGAAAGTTCTGGCTACAAAGCGGTTTATCTACAAGCTGGAGATATCGAAAATAAAGGTTGGGAAGTTAGCTTAGGTTACAACGACCAATTTGGCGATTTTGGAGTTTCTTCTACTCTATCTTATACCAAAAACAAAAATAAGATTAAAGAGATGGTAGAGAATTACCAACATCCATTGAGTCCAGAACCAATCAACATTCCTGAAGTATCTAAAGACAAAGGACGTGTCATATTAAAGGCTGGAGGTAGCATTAATGATATCTATGCTTCTAAGTTCTTTAAAAAAGACAATCAAGGACATATCAATATTTCTGAAACGGGTGAACTTGTTCTTGAAAACACAGATCCTGTTTACCTAGGAAAAACAACTCCCGATTATACTTTAGGTTGGAATAATTCATTTAGCTATAAAGGTTTTGGCTTAAGCTTCTTGGTTAATGCTCGTGTAGGTGGTGTAGTTACCTCTTCTACTGAAGCTGTTTTAGATCGTTTTGGTGTATCAAAAGCTTCTGCTGATGCTCGTGATAACGGAGGTGTGTTAATACCTAATCAAGGATATAATGCACGCATTGATGCTAAAAAATATTACCAAATGATAGGTACTGGAGAAAGTGAATTAGCTGGTTTTTACACCTATAGTGCAACTAATGTACGCTTGCAAGAACTTACATTAAGCTATTCTTTCCCTGCGTCATGGTTTAATAACGTTATTCAAAACTTAACTCTTTCATTCATCGCTTCAAACCCATGGATGATCTACTGTAAAGCTCCTTACGACCCAGAGTTGACTCCTTCAACAGGAACTTATGGTCAAGGAAACGACTATTTTATGCAACCAAGTTTAAGAAGTTTAGGTTTTGGTGTTAAAGTTAAATTCTAA
- a CDS encoding anti-FecI sigma factor, FecR (COGs: COG3712 Fe2+-dicitrate sensor membrane component~InterPro IPR006860~KEGG: bth:BT_1052 putative anti-sigma factor~PFAM: FecR protein~SPTR: Anti-sigma factor;~IMG reference gene:2504106949~PFAM: FecR protein) — MDEAMLLAYLKGNLSESENKEVDLWVSKSADNYKKLEQIYYTTFVGDRLHAYESVDVEAALNKFHTKVKPQEIHTMDPHPFSTKLYRIKKYGGLAAAFFTGIIISVGILLGILAQPSTYQVSTFEGQRAHVVLPDGSYVWLNSSTKLAYQSGILSKERKVDVNGEAYFEVTKNKNKPFVVNSKGVRTQVLGTKFNVRARNQESKVVTTLFEGAIQMYTHSSDKLGQRLKPGETLEIDVTTHQSNLFTYNTPKDVLLWINGDLKFNNNTLGEMAEKFEKVYNVRFHFENEEVRQERFTCKFKTDFSLKEILSTLSLTQHFSYDITDDGRVLVFSSIKE, encoded by the coding sequence ATGGATGAAGCAATGCTGCTAGCATACCTCAAGGGTAATCTATCTGAATCAGAAAATAAGGAAGTTGATCTTTGGGTTTCAAAATCAGCAGACAATTATAAAAAATTAGAACAAATATATTATACGACATTTGTTGGAGACCGATTACATGCTTATGAATCGGTTGATGTAGAGGCGGCTTTAAATAAATTTCACACAAAAGTAAAGCCACAAGAGATTCACACGATGGATCCTCACCCCTTCTCTACAAAGCTTTACCGAATAAAAAAATATGGAGGGTTGGCTGCTGCCTTCTTTACTGGCATTATTATATCTGTGGGAATTCTATTGGGTATATTAGCCCAGCCTTCAACCTACCAGGTAAGTACTTTTGAAGGGCAACGTGCGCACGTTGTACTCCCCGATGGCTCTTATGTATGGCTAAACTCCTCTACCAAACTAGCCTATCAATCTGGAATCTTATCTAAAGAACGTAAAGTAGATGTCAATGGAGAAGCCTATTTTGAGGTAACTAAAAATAAGAATAAACCTTTTGTTGTAAATAGCAAGGGAGTACGCACCCAGGTTTTGGGTACAAAATTTAATGTAAGAGCCCGCAATCAAGAAAGCAAAGTAGTTACTACTCTATTTGAGGGTGCAATACAAATGTACACACATAGTTCAGATAAATTGGGGCAACGACTTAAGCCAGGAGAAACTCTGGAGATAGATGTAACAACACATCAATCCAATTTATTTACATACAATACTCCTAAAGATGTTTTGCTGTGGATTAATGGAGATCTTAAATTCAACAATAATACCTTGGGTGAAATGGCTGAGAAGTTTGAAAAAGTATATAATGTTCGCTTCCATTTTGAAAATGAGGAAGTGCGACAAGAACGTTTTACTTGTAAATTCAAAACAGACTTCTCTCTAAAAGAGATTTTATCTACCCTATCATTAACCCAACATTTTAGCTACGACATCACTGATGATGGAAGAGTTCTTGTTTTTTCATCTATAAAAGAATAA
- a CDS encoding RNA polymerase, sigma-24 subunit, ECF subfamily (COGs: COG1595 DNA-directed RNA polymerase specialized sigma subunit sigma24 homolog~InterPro IPR014284:IPR014327:IPR007627:IPR013249~KEGG: bfs:BF1308 putative RNA polymerase ECF-type sigma factor~PFAM: RNA polymerase sigma factor 70, region 4 type 2; RNA polymerase sigma-70 region 2~SPTR: RNA polymerase ECF-type sigma factor;~TIGRFAM: RNA polymerase sigma-70, Bacteroidetes type; RNA polymerase sigma-70~IMG reference gene:2504106950~PFAM: Sigma-70, region 4; Sigma-70 region 2~TIGRFAM: RNA polymerase sigma factor, sigma-70 family; RNA polymerase sigma-70 factor, Bacteroides expansion family 1) → MKNNKQIVKALTSGDKIIFEKVYRHYYQWLCSFGSQYVSLDEAEEIVQDTMLWLWENRTSLNPNLSLKSFLFTIVKNKALNQIHHSHIKRRAYDAIALEHKEEFENPKFYMENELFVLYKKALTKLDPKLREAYELTRKKNLTHKQIAEMLNVSHQTVNYRIGQALKILRVELKDYLPLLAFLFC, encoded by the coding sequence ATGAAAAACAATAAACAAATTGTTAAGGCCTTAACATCTGGAGATAAAATTATTTTTGAAAAGGTATATCGCCATTATTATCAGTGGTTGTGTTCCTTTGGGTCGCAGTATGTATCTTTAGATGAAGCCGAAGAAATAGTACAAGATACTATGCTTTGGTTATGGGAAAATCGCACTAGTCTTAACCCCAACTTATCTTTAAAGAGTTTTCTTTTTACTATTGTTAAAAATAAAGCCTTAAATCAAATCCACCATAGTCATATAAAGAGAAGAGCCTACGATGCAATTGCACTTGAGCACAAAGAAGAGTTTGAAAATCCTAAGTTTTATATGGAGAATGAATTGTTTGTGTTGTATAAAAAAGCATTGACAAAGTTGGACCCTAAGCTTCGAGAAGCATACGAACTTACTCGAAAAAAGAATCTTACTCATAAACAGATCGCTGAAATGCTCAATGTTTCGCATCAAACCGTAAACTACAGAATCGGTCAGGCTTTAAAAATTCTAAGAGTAGAGTTGAAAGATTACCTCCCTTTATTAGCCTTCCTCTTTTGTTGA
- a CDS encoding hypothetical protein (KEGG: mba:Mbar_A1825 hypothetical protein~SPTR: Putative uncharacterized protein;~IMG reference gene:2504106951), with the protein MRLVTWNCNMRFRHKISEIINLSTQLAIIPECENIDKLKESQHFSKICDSIWIGDNPNKGIGIFSFSTIRLVIASWYNPKFKYIIPIYAKDKNNSYLLFAIWACNPSKSKFKYIEQVYQAMKHYSKHLDFENILAIGDFNSNTIWDKKHSKYGSHSMVVNFLKQKNIISCYHSFYNEEHGQETTPTLYMYRHITKPYHVDYCFISENLYDKMLNIEVGKSGRYLEHSDHMPIIIDFE; encoded by the coding sequence ATGAGATTAGTAACTTGGAATTGTAATATGAGATTTCGCCATAAAATTAGTGAAATAATCAATTTATCTACACAGCTAGCTATAATACCTGAATGCGAAAACATAGATAAATTAAAAGAATCTCAACATTTCTCTAAAATATGTGACTCTATTTGGATTGGTGACAATCCCAATAAAGGTATTGGCATCTTCTCTTTTTCAACGATAAGATTGGTAATTGCCTCTTGGTATAATCCTAAATTCAAATATATTATTCCTATTTATGCCAAAGATAAAAACAACTCTTATTTATTGTTTGCAATCTGGGCATGCAATCCTAGCAAAAGCAAGTTCAAATATATCGAACAAGTTTATCAGGCAATGAAGCATTATTCTAAACATTTAGACTTTGAAAACATTTTAGCTATTGGAGACTTTAACAGCAATACAATTTGGGATAAAAAACACTCCAAATATGGTTCACATTCAATGGTAGTAAATTTCTTAAAGCAAAAAAATATAATTAGTTGCTATCACTCCTTTTATAATGAAGAACATGGTCAGGAAACAACTCCAACCCTTTATATGTATAGGCATATAACTAAGCCATATCATGTGGATTACTGTTTTATATCAGAAAACTTGTATGATAAAATGTTAAATATTGAAGTTGGTAAATCTGGTAGATATCTTGAACATAGTGACCATATGCCAATTATAATTGATTTTGAGTAA
- a CDS encoding hypothetical protein (KEGG: cob:COB47_0936 2'-5' RNA ligase~SPTR: 2'-5' RNA ligase;~IMG reference gene:2504106953): MNITEKQLKEIAKAGGMKKANELDFKISDGFYELGVYDDDLEWQPTLTVKILKGNCSDDVIFNTDFDNFDEFAARKMLDTLGLVEME, encoded by the coding sequence ATGAATATTACAGAAAAGCAGCTCAAAGAAATAGCAAAAGCTGGTGGTATGAAGAAAGCCAACGAGCTTGATTTTAAAATCTCAGATGGTTTCTATGAACTAGGAGTGTACGATGATGATCTAGAATGGCAACCTACACTAACGGTAAAAATACTAAAAGGAAATTGTAGTGACGACGTCATCTTCAATACAGACTTTGATAATTTTGACGAATTTGCTGCACGAAAAATGCTAGACACGCTTGGTCTAGTAGAAATGGAATAA
- a CDS encoding hypothetical protein (KEGG: bth:BT_1480 hypothetical protein~SPTR: Putative uncharacterized protein;~IMG reference gene:2504106955) gives MKETKKFISPNAWFSIEYPANWYEFEDGEGSFLFYNPDQWTGNFRISGLKGDSSQFGTQVVKEEREVNLKVKPFQLSSGEAVYEVSFFEEDEHEFASHHWVIGKEDMSFDCTFTSFKKDGYKIAEEILNTLVVRDTKQKYPAEIIPVRLMEIYEINSSYEWVVNFVKEQLTTDFQGIEEDLSKLDKIKEEGSISTKKRDKWVALGLTVGVILANEIEGMEWRTLIDGNREAAILIYTPSQQVIDPMKLVWSKVKAGEEFTIVESYKETLASLHQ, from the coding sequence ATGAAAGAGACAAAGAAGTTTATATCTCCCAATGCCTGGTTCTCTATTGAATACCCTGCCAATTGGTACGAATTTGAAGATGGAGAAGGCTCTTTCTTATTTTATAATCCAGATCAGTGGACAGGTAATTTTAGGATTTCGGGTTTAAAAGGAGATTCTTCTCAATTTGGAACACAGGTGGTAAAAGAGGAACGTGAAGTGAATCTAAAAGTGAAACCTTTCCAATTGTCATCGGGAGAGGCTGTGTACGAAGTGTCTTTTTTTGAAGAAGATGAACATGAATTTGCCTCACATCATTGGGTTATCGGAAAAGAGGATATGAGTTTTGATTGTACTTTTACTTCTTTCAAGAAGGATGGATATAAAATAGCCGAAGAGATTTTGAATACGTTGGTGGTGAGAGATACAAAGCAGAAATACCCAGCCGAAATCATCCCCGTTCGCTTAATGGAGATTTATGAGATCAACTCTTCCTATGAATGGGTGGTTAATTTCGTCAAAGAACAGCTCACAACCGATTTTCAAGGGATAGAAGAAGATTTGAGTAAACTTGATAAAATAAAAGAAGAGGGTTCTATCTCAACCAAGAAGAGAGATAAGTGGGTTGCTCTGGGCTTGACAGTTGGTGTTATCTTAGCCAATGAAATAGAGGGTATGGAGTGGCGTACGCTTATTGATGGAAATAGAGAAGCTGCTATCTTAATTTATACTCCTTCACAGCAAGTAATAGATCCTATGAAGCTTGTTTGGAGCAAAGTTAAGGCGGGTGAAGAGTTTACTATCGTAGAGAGTTACAAAGAAACTCTGGCCTCTCTGCACCAGTAA
- a CDS encoding ABC transporter related protein (COGs: COG0488 ATPase components of ABC transporter with duplicated ATPase domains~InterPro IPR003439:IPR003593~KEGG: bfr:BF1582 ABC transporter ATP-binding protein~PFAM: ABC transporter-like~SMART: ATPase, AAA+ type, core~SPTR: Putative uncharacterized protein;~IMG reference gene:2504106956~PFAM: ABC transporter): protein MISYLQIENLTKSFGDLVLFEDLNMGVLQGERIGLIAKNGTGKSTLLNIIAGKEGYDAGRVTFKRDLRVGYLEQNPEYPDNLTVIEACFHHGNEVIELIKEYEICLQTEGNPDLDKILSKMDLLNAWEYEQKVKQILTQLKITNFQQKINQLSGGQLKRIALANTLITEPDLLILDEPTNHLDLDMTEWLEEYLKRTNLSLLMVTHDRYFLDRVCDTIMEIDNLQMYTYKGNYSYYLEKRQERMDSMDAEVSKAKNLYRTELEWMRRMPQARGHKARYREEAFYDLEKVAKRRFDDSNVQLNVKASYIGSKIFEAENVNKSYGDLVILDDFSYIFSRYEKMGIVGNNGTGKSTFIKILLGEVEPDSGTIDIGETIRFGYYSQDGLEFDDQMKVIDVVREIAEVIDLGNGKQLTASQFLQHFLFTPETQHSYVYKLSGGERRRLYLCTVLMRNPNFLVLDEPTNDLDIVTLNVLEDYLQNFKGCVIVVSHDRYFMDKVVDHLMVFKGSGDIRNFPGNYTQYREWKEFKEEEEKRIEQEKKKEDESEKHGRVRHNEVRKKTYAEKKEFEALEKEIEKLEDEKTQLEADLCSGDLSVEDLTEKSKRLPEIGDAIDEKTMRWLELSEIED from the coding sequence ATGATAAGTTATCTACAAATAGAAAATCTCACCAAATCGTTTGGTGATTTAGTCCTTTTTGAAGACCTCAATATGGGGGTGCTTCAGGGAGAACGCATTGGTTTAATTGCTAAAAATGGTACAGGAAAATCTACCTTGCTCAATATTATAGCAGGGAAAGAGGGTTACGATGCAGGCAGAGTTACTTTTAAAAGAGATTTAAGAGTGGGCTACCTAGAGCAAAATCCCGAATATCCCGATAACCTAACCGTTATTGAGGCTTGTTTCCACCATGGAAATGAAGTGATTGAACTCATCAAAGAATACGAAATTTGCTTACAGACAGAGGGAAATCCTGACTTGGATAAAATCCTTTCTAAGATGGATTTACTGAATGCTTGGGAGTATGAGCAGAAGGTAAAACAGATTCTTACCCAGTTGAAGATTACCAATTTCCAGCAAAAGATAAATCAACTTTCGGGAGGACAGTTGAAGCGTATCGCTTTGGCAAATACCTTAATTACCGAACCCGATTTATTGATTCTCGATGAGCCTACCAACCATTTGGACTTGGATATGACCGAGTGGCTCGAAGAGTACTTGAAACGCACCAACCTCAGTTTGCTAATGGTAACCCACGATCGTTACTTCCTAGACCGTGTGTGTGATACCATTATGGAGATTGATAACTTACAGATGTACACCTACAAGGGGAACTATAGCTATTACTTAGAAAAACGTCAGGAACGTATGGATTCTATGGATGCTGAAGTTTCTAAAGCGAAAAACTTGTACCGTACTGAGCTGGAGTGGATGCGTCGTATGCCACAAGCTCGTGGACATAAAGCCAGATACCGTGAGGAGGCTTTTTATGATTTAGAGAAGGTGGCTAAACGCCGATTCGACGATAGTAATGTGCAGCTCAATGTGAAGGCTTCTTATATTGGTTCCAAGATATTTGAAGCAGAAAATGTGAATAAGAGTTATGGTGATTTGGTGATCCTAGATGATTTTTCATACATCTTCTCTCGTTATGAAAAGATGGGAATTGTGGGAAATAATGGAACAGGTAAATCTACCTTTATCAAAATTCTTTTGGGCGAAGTAGAACCCGATAGTGGTACGATAGATATTGGAGAAACGATTCGTTTTGGTTATTATTCTCAAGATGGACTAGAGTTTGATGATCAGATGAAGGTGATCGATGTGGTACGTGAGATTGCTGAGGTAATCGACTTGGGGAATGGCAAGCAACTGACTGCTTCTCAGTTCCTGCAACACTTCTTGTTTACTCCCGAAACTCAGCACAGTTATGTGTACAAGTTAAGTGGAGGTGAACGTCGTCGTCTTTACCTATGTACAGTATTAATGCGTAACCCCAATTTCTTAGTTCTCGATGAGCCTACCAACGACCTTGACATCGTAACCTTAAATGTACTCGAAGACTATCTTCAAAACTTTAAAGGATGTGTGATTGTGGTATCCCACGATCGTTACTTTATGGATAAAGTGGTTGATCACTTGATGGTATTTAAGGGTAGTGGAGATATTCGTAATTTCCCTGGAAACTATACTCAGTACCGGGAGTGGAAAGAGTTTAAGGAGGAAGAAGAAAAGAGAATCGAGCAAGAAAAGAAGAAAGAGGATGAGAGCGAAAAGCATGGTAGAGTACGTCATAACGAAGTACGCAAAAAGACTTATGCTGAGAAAAAAGAGTTTGAAGCTCTCGAAAAAGAGATTGAAAAATTAGAAGACGAGAAAACGCAGTTGGAAGCAGATTTATGCAGTGGAGATTTATCGGTAGAAGATTTAACAGAAAAGTCGAAACGTCTGCCCGAAATAGGTGATGCTATTGATGAGAAAACCATGCGTTGGCTTGAACTTAGTGAAATAGAAGATTAA